The following coding sequences lie in one Fusobacterium sp. genomic window:
- the rplC gene encoding 50S ribosomal protein L3 codes for MSGILAKKIGMTQIFEDGKFIPVTVVEAGPNYVLQKKTVENDGYTALQLGFDEKKEKNTTKPIMGIFKKAGVNPQRFVKELRVDSVEGFELGQEIKADVLAEVEYVDITGTSKGKGTAGVMKRHNFSGNRASHGVSRNHRLGGSIGMSSWPGKVLKGKKMAGQYGNATVTVQNLKVVKVDVENNLLLIKGAVPGSKNSYIVVKPAIKK; via the coding sequence ATGTCAGGAATTTTAGCAAAGAAAATTGGAATGACTCAAATATTTGAGGATGGAAAATTCATTCCAGTAACAGTTGTTGAAGCTGGTCCTAACTATGTTCTTCAAAAGAAGACTGTAGAAAATGATGGATACACAGCTCTGCAATTAGGATTTGATGAAAAAAAAGAAAAAAACACTACTAAACCAATTATGGGAATCTTCAAGAAAGCAGGAGTTAATCCTCAAAGATTTGTAAAAGAATTAAGAGTGGATTCTGTAGAAGGTTTTGAACTTGGTCAAGAGATCAAAGCTGATGTCTTAGCTGAAGTAGAGTATGTAGATATTACTGGTACTTCAAAAGGTAAAGGTACAGCTGGGGTTATGAAAAGACATAATTTCAGTGGAAACAGAGCATCTCATGGGGTTTCTAGAAACCACAGACTTGGGGGATCTATTGGAATGTCATCATGGCCAGGAAAAGTTCTTAAAGGTAAAAAAATGGCTGGACAATACGGGAATGCAACTGTAACTGTTCAAAATTTAAAAGTAGTGAAAGTAGATGTTGAAAATAATCTACTGTTGATCAAAGGTGCAGTACCTGGATCAAAAAACAGTTACATAGTAGTTAAACCAGCAATAAAAAAATAA
- the rpsC gene encoding 30S ribosomal protein S3, whose translation MGQKVDPRGLRLGITRSWDSNWYADKKEYAKYFHEDVKIRELIKKNYFHAGISKVKIERTSPSNVVVLVYTAKAGIIIGRKGAEIDNLRVLLEKLTGKKVTVKVQEVKEFNKDAVLVAENIATSIEKRVAYKRAVSQAIMRAMRAGAKGIKVMVSGRLNGAEIARAEWVVEGKVPLHTLRADIDYAVATAHTTYGALGIKVWVFHGEVLPTKREGGEA comes from the coding sequence GTGGGACAAAAAGTAGACCCTAGAGGACTAAGATTGGGAATAACAAGATCTTGGGATTCTAACTGGTATGCAGATAAGAAGGAATACGCTAAGTACTTCCATGAAGATGTAAAAATCAGAGAACTTATCAAGAAGAACTACTTCCATGCAGGGATATCGAAGGTAAAGATCGAAAGAACTTCTCCTTCTAATGTAGTTGTTCTTGTTTATACTGCGAAAGCAGGTATAATCATAGGAAGAAAAGGTGCTGAGATAGATAATCTTAGAGTATTGCTTGAAAAATTAACTGGTAAAAAAGTAACAGTTAAAGTTCAAGAAGTAAAAGAATTCAACAAAGATGCTGTACTTGTTGCAGAAAACATTGCTACTTCAATAGAGAAAAGGGTAGCATATAAAAGAGCTGTAAGCCAAGCTATTATGAGAGCTATGAGAGCTGGAGCTAAAGGAATCAAAGTTATGGTTTCAGGAAGACTAAATGGAGCAGAAATTGCCAGAGCTGAATGGGTAGTTGAAGGTAAAGTTCCTTTACATACATTAAGAGCTGATATTGATTATGCAGTAGCAACAGCTCACACTACTTATGGAGCACTAGGAATAAAAGTATGGGTTTTCCATGGTGAAGTTCTTCCAACTAAAAGGGAAGGAGGAGAAGCGTAG
- the rplB gene encoding 50S ribosomal protein L2 gives MAIRKMKAMTNGTRHMSRLVNEDLDNVRPEKSLTVPLKSAYGRDNYGHRTCRDRQKGHKRLYRIIDFKRNKLDVPARVESIEYDPNRTANIALLFYVDGEKRYILAPKGLKKGDMVMAGSQAEIKPGNALKIKDMPVGVQIHNIELQRGKGGQLVRSAGTAARLVAKEGTYCHIELPSGELRLIHSECMATIGEVGNSEHSLVQIGKAGRNRNMGKRPHVRGSVMNPVDHPHGGGEGKNPVGRKAPLTPWGKPAMGVKTRGKKTTDKFIVRRRNDK, from the coding sequence ATGGCTATTAGAAAAATGAAAGCAATGACTAATGGAACAAGACATATGTCTAGATTAGTCAATGAAGATTTAGATAATGTAAGACCTGAAAAGTCTTTAACTGTACCTTTAAAATCTGCTTATGGTAGAGACAACTATGGACACAGAACTTGTAGAGACAGACAAAAAGGACACAAAAGACTTTACAGAATTATCGACTTCAAAAGAAATAAACTTGATGTACCAGCTAGAGTAGAATCTATTGAGTACGATCCAAACAGAACAGCTAATATTGCTCTTTTATTCTATGTAGATGGAGAAAAAAGATATATACTAGCACCTAAAGGATTAAAAAAAGGTGATATGGTTATGGCAGGATCTCAAGCTGAGATCAAACCAGGAAATGCACTTAAAATAAAAGACATGCCAGTAGGGGTTCAAATTCATAATATTGAACTACAAAGAGGAAAGGGTGGACAATTAGTAAGATCCGCAGGAACAGCAGCAAGACTTGTTGCTAAAGAAGGAACTTACTGTCACATAGAGTTACCATCAGGTGAACTTAGATTAATTCACAGTGAATGTATGGCAACTATCGGAGAAGTAGGAAATTCTGAACATAGCTTAGTTCAAATCGGTAAAGCTGGAAGAAACAGAAATATGGGTAAAAGACCTCATGTAAGAGGATCTGTAATGAACCCTGTTGATCACCCTCATGGAGGAGGAGAAGGTAAGAATCCAGTAGGTAGAAAAGCTCCTTTAACACCTTGGGGTAAACCTGCAATGGGTGTTAAAACTAGAGGTAAGAAAACTACAGATAAATTTATCGTAAGAAGAAGAAACGATAAATAA
- the rplO gene encoding 50S ribosomal protein L15 has translation MKLNELMPSVPRKARKRVGRGESSGLGKTSGKGSNGQNSRAGGGVKTYFEGGQMPIYRRVPKRGFSNAIFKKEYALISLDLLNKFEDGAVVTPEVLFESGLVRDLKDGIKVLGNGSLDKKVTVKAHKVSGSAKAAIEAKGGSVEILEVKTFADVAGNNK, from the coding sequence ATGAAATTAAATGAATTAATGCCTTCTGTACCTAGAAAAGCTAGAAAAAGAGTTGGAAGAGGAGAATCTTCAGGATTAGGAAAAACATCTGGAAAAGGAAGTAATGGACAAAACTCGAGAGCGGGTGGAGGAGTAAAAACTTACTTTGAAGGTGGACAAATGCCTATCTATAGAAGAGTTCCAAAAAGAGGTTTCTCAAATGCTATATTCAAAAAAGAATATGCTTTAATAAGCTTAGATTTATTGAATAAATTTGAAGATGGAGCAGTAGTTACTCCTGAAGTTTTATTCGAAAGTGGATTAGTAAGAGACTTAAAAGATGGAATCAAAGTGCTAGGAAATGGATCACTTGATAAAAAAGTAACTGTTAAAGCTCATAAAGTTTCTGGATCAGCTAAAGCTGCTATTGAAGCAAAAGGTGGATCTGTAGAAATATTAGAAGTTAAAACATTTGCTGATGTTGCTGGAAACAACAAATAG
- the rplN gene encoding 50S ribosomal protein L14 gives MVQQQTILNVADNSGAKKLMIIRVLGGSKKRFGRIGDIVVASVKEAIPGGNVKKGDVVKAVIVRTRKELRREDGSYIKFDDNAGVIINTNNEPKATRIFGPVARELRAKNFMKIVSLAPEVI, from the coding sequence ATGGTACAACAACAAACTATCCTTAATGTTGCTGACAACTCTGGAGCTAAGAAACTTATGATTATAAGAGTTCTTGGTGGATCTAAAAAAAGATTCGGAAGAATTGGTGACATCGTTGTCGCATCAGTTAAGGAAGCAATCCCTGGTGGAAACGTTAAAAAAGGTGATGTAGTAAAAGCTGTAATAGTTAGAACAAGAAAAGAATTAAGAAGAGAAGATGGATCATATATAAAATTTGATGATAATGCAGGAGTTATAATCAATACTAACAATGAACCAAAAGCAACAAGAATATTTGGACCAGTTGCAAGAGAGCTAAGAGCAAAAAACTTTATGAAAATAGTATCTCTAGCTCCTGAAGTAATCTAA
- the rplR gene encoding 50S ribosomal protein L18, with protein MFKKVDRQAVRTRKHLSIRSKISGTADRPRLSVYRSNNNIFAQLIDDVNGVTLVSASTIDKELKANIANGGNVEAAKTVGKALAERATGKGITAIVFDRSGYKYTGRIAALAEAAREAGLSF; from the coding sequence TTGTTTAAGAAGGTAGATAGACAAGCTGTAAGAACAAGAAAGCATTTATCAATCAGAAGTAAAATTTCTGGTACAGCTGATAGACCAAGACTTTCTGTATATAGATCAAACAACAATATCTTTGCTCAATTAATCGACGATGTGAATGGAGTAACATTAGTTTCTGCATCTACAATAGATAAAGAATTAAAAGCAAATATTGCAAATGGTGGAAATGTTGAAGCTGCAAAAACTGTTGGTAAAGCACTTGCAGAAAGAGCAACAGGAAAAGGGATAACAGCTATAGTATTTGATAGATCTGGGTATAAATACACAGGAAGAATAGCCGCTCTTGCAGAAGCAGCTAGAGAAGCAGGATTAAGCTTCTAA
- the rpsJ gene encoding 30S ribosomal protein S10 — MASNKLRIYLKAYDHTLLDQSAKRIAEVAKKSGAEIAGPMPLPTKIKKYTVLRSVHVNKDSREQFEMRVHRRMVEINNSTQKTIASLTAVNLPAGVGIEIKQI; from the coding sequence ATGGCTTCTAACAAATTAAGAATCTACTTAAAGGCTTATGACCATACTTTATTAGATCAATCAGCTAAAAGGATAGCAGAGGTTGCTAAAAAGTCTGGAGCAGAGATTGCAGGACCTATGCCATTACCTACTAAAATTAAAAAGTACACTGTTTTAAGATCAGTGCATGTAAACAAGGATTCAAGAGAACAATTTGAAATGAGAGTACACAGAAGAATGGTAGAAATTAATAATTCTACACAAAAGACAATCGCTTCGTTAACAGCAGTTAACTTGCCAGCTGGTGTCGGAATAGAAATCAAACAAATCTAA
- the rpsS gene encoding 30S ribosomal protein S19 produces the protein MARSLKKGPFCDHHLMKKVEDAVANENLKTVIKTWSRRSTIFPNFIGITFGVYNGKKHIPVHVTEQMVGHKLGEFAPTRTYYGHGVDKKKKK, from the coding sequence ATGGCTAGATCATTAAAAAAAGGACCTTTCTGTGACCATCACTTAATGAAAAAAGTTGAAGATGCAGTTGCAAATGAAAACTTAAAAACAGTAATTAAAACTTGGTCAAGAAGATCAACTATATTCCCTAATTTCATTGGAATCACTTTTGGTGTATACAATGGTAAAAAGCACATACCTGTTCACGTAACTGAGCAAATGGTTGGACACAAACTAGGTGAGTTTGCGCCAACTAGAACTTACTACGGACATGGTGTGGATAAAAAGAAGAAAAAATAA
- the rplX gene encoding 50S ribosomal protein L24, translating into MAKPKIKFVPESLHVKTGDLVYVISGKDKGKTGKVVKVFPKKGKVVVEGINMITKHMKPTPINPQGGVVTKEAAIFSSKVMLFDEKAGKPTRVGHKVVDGKKVRYSKVSGEVL; encoded by the coding sequence GTGGCTAAACCTAAGATCAAATTTGTACCTGAATCATTACATGTAAAGACTGGAGATTTAGTATATGTTATCTCTGGAAAAGACAAAGGTAAAACAGGTAAAGTTGTAAAAGTATTCCCTAAAAAAGGGAAGGTAGTAGTTGAAGGAATAAACATGATTACTAAACATATGAAGCCAACTCCAATAAACCCACAAGGTGGAGTTGTAACTAAGGAAGCTGCTATATTCTCATCAAAAGTTATGCTTTTTGATGAAAAAGCAGGAAAACCTACAAGAGTTGGTCATAAAGTAGTAGATGGTAAAAAAGTAAGATACTCTAAAGTATCTGGAGAAGTTCTATAA
- the rplW gene encoding 50S ribosomal protein L23: MTSYDIVKKPVITEKTETLRREYNKYTFEVSPKANKIQIKKAIEELFNVKVETVSTLNSKPVTKRHGMKLYKTQAKKKAIVKLAQGNTITYFKEV; this comes from the coding sequence ATGACATCATATGATATAGTAAAAAAACCTGTAATAACTGAAAAAACTGAAACACTTAGAAGAGAGTACAACAAGTACACTTTCGAAGTGAGCCCAAAAGCTAATAAGATTCAAATCAAAAAAGCAATTGAGGAATTATTTAATGTAAAAGTTGAAACAGTATCAACTCTTAACAGCAAACCTGTTACTAAAAGACATGGGATGAAACTTTATAAAACTCAGGCTAAAAAGAAGGCAATCGTTAAATTAGCTCAAGGAAATACAATAACTTACTTTAAAGAAGTATAA
- the rpsH gene encoding 30S ribosomal protein S8, whose protein sequence is MYLTDPIADMLTRIRNANAVMHEKVDIPHSTLKDKIAEILKEEGYIANYKVVTDGNKKNIRVYLKYDGKDRIIKGIKRISKPGRRVYSSVEDMPRVLSGLGIAIVSTSKGIVTDRVARRENVGGEVLAFVW, encoded by the coding sequence ATGTATTTAACAGATCCAATCGCTGATATGTTAACAAGAATCAGAAATGCAAATGCAGTAATGCATGAAAAAGTAGATATACCTCATTCAACTTTAAAAGATAAAATAGCTGAAATTCTTAAGGAAGAAGGTTATATTGCAAATTATAAAGTTGTTACTGATGGGAACAAAAAAAATATAAGAGTGTACTTAAAATATGATGGTAAAGACAGAATTATCAAAGGAATAAAAAGAATTTCTAAACCAGGTAGAAGGGTGTATTCTTCAGTTGAAGACATGCCAAGAGTTTTATCAGGACTAGGAATTGCTATTGTATCCACTTCTAAGGGAATCGTTACTGACAGAGTAGCTAGAAGAGAAAACGTAGGTGGAGAAGTACTTGCATTTGTTTGGTAA
- the rplE gene encoding 50S ribosomal protein L5 yields the protein MSKYVSRYHKLYNDVIIPALMKDLGINNIMECPKLEKIVVNMGVGEATQNVKLIDAAMGDLTIISGQKPVVRKAKKSEAGFKLREGMPIGAKVTLRKERMYDFLDRLVNVVLPRVRDFEGVPADAFDGRGNYSLGLRDQLVFPEIEFDKVDKLLGMSITMVSSAKDDEEGRALLKAFGMPFKK from the coding sequence GTGTCTAAATACGTTTCTAGATATCATAAATTGTATAACGATGTTATAATTCCAGCTCTTATGAAAGACTTAGGAATCAATAACATTATGGAATGTCCAAAACTAGAAAAAATAGTTGTAAACATGGGAGTGGGAGAAGCTACTCAAAATGTAAAATTAATAGATGCAGCTATGGGAGATTTAACTATCATCTCTGGACAAAAACCAGTAGTAAGAAAAGCTAAGAAATCTGAAGCTGGATTTAAGTTAAGAGAAGGAATGCCAATCGGAGCAAAAGTTACTTTAAGAAAAGAAAGAATGTACGACTTTTTAGATAGATTAGTGAATGTAGTTCTTCCAAGAGTAAGAGACTTCGAAGGAGTTCCAGCTGACGCATTTGATGGAAGAGGAAACTACTCTCTAGGATTAAGAGATCAATTAGTTTTCCCTGAAATTGAATTCGATAAAGTTGATAAACTTTTAGGAATGTCTATCACTATGGTTTCTTCTGCAAAAGATGACGAAGAAGGAAGAGCTTTACTTAAGGCGTTTGGAATGCCTTTCAAAAAGTAA
- the rplF gene encoding 50S ribosomal protein L6: MSRVGKKPIVVPSGVEVTVNGNEVTVKGPKGTLKKEFNKELIIKHAKEEKHHESLNEIVIERPNDLPEVRAIHGTTRALLNNMVVGVSEGFKKTLNLVGVGYRAAEKGKGLELSLGFSHPVVIDEIPGIKFTVEKNTTIHIEGIEKEVVGQVAANIRAKRPPEPYKGKGVKYSDEVIRRKEGKKS, translated from the coding sequence ATGTCAAGAGTAGGTAAAAAACCTATTGTTGTGCCTTCTGGAGTTGAAGTTACAGTTAATGGAAATGAAGTTACTGTAAAAGGTCCTAAAGGTACTTTAAAGAAAGAATTTAACAAAGAATTAATAATAAAACATGCAAAAGAAGAAAAACATCATGAAAGTTTGAACGAAATCGTTATTGAAAGACCGAATGATTTACCAGAAGTTAGAGCTATACATGGAACAACTAGAGCTTTATTAAACAACATGGTAGTAGGAGTTTCAGAGGGATTTAAGAAAACTTTAAACCTAGTAGGGGTTGGATACAGAGCTGCTGAAAAAGGAAAAGGATTAGAATTATCTTTAGGGTTTTCTCATCCTGTAGTTATTGATGAGATTCCTGGAATCAAATTCACTGTAGAAAAAAATACTACTATCCATATTGAAGGAATTGAAAAAGAAGTAGTAGGTCAAGTAGCAGCTAACATCAGAGCAAAAAGACCACCTGAACCATATAAAGGAAAAGGTGTTAAATATTCTGATGAAGTTATTAGAAGAAAAGAAGGTAAAAAGTCGTAA
- the rplV gene encoding 50S ribosomal protein L22 has protein sequence MEARAITRFVRLSPRKARLVADLVRGKSALEALDILEFTNKKAARVIKKTLASAVANATNNFKMDEDKLVVSTIMINDGPALKRIMPRAMGRADIIRKPTAHIVVAVSEK, from the coding sequence GTGGAAGCTAGAGCAATAACTAGATTCGTAAGATTGTCTCCTAGAAAAGCTAGGTTAGTAGCTGACTTAGTAAGAGGAAAATCAGCGCTAGAAGCATTAGATATTCTAGAGTTTACAAACAAGAAAGCAGCTAGAGTAATAAAGAAAACATTAGCATCAGCTGTTGCTAATGCAACTAACAACTTCAAAATGGATGAAGACAAGTTAGTAGTTTCAACAATAATGATTAATGACGGACCAGCTCTTAAAAGAATAATGCCTAGAGCTATGGGAAGAGCGGATATAATCAGAAAACCAACAGCTCACATTGTAGTGGCAGTTTCTGAAAAGTAG
- the rplP gene encoding 50S ribosomal protein L16, whose protein sequence is MLMPKRTKHRKMFRGRMKGTAQRGNTVAFGDYGLQALEPHWITNRQIESCRVAINRTFKREGKTFIRIFPDKPITARPAGVRMGKGKGNVEGWVAVVKPGRIMFEVSGVTEERAMVALRKAAMKLPINCKIVKKENGGEN, encoded by the coding sequence ATGTTAATGCCAAAAAGAACAAAACATAGAAAAATGTTTAGAGGTAGAATGAAAGGTACTGCTCAAAGAGGAAATACTGTAGCATTCGGAGATTACGGACTACAAGCTCTTGAGCCACACTGGATTACTAATAGACAGATAGAATCATGTAGGGTTGCTATCAACAGAACTTTTAAGAGAGAAGGAAAAACTTTTATCAGAATATTTCCAGATAAACCAATTACAGCTAGACCAGCTGGAGTGAGAATGGGTAAAGGTAAAGGAAATGTTGAAGGTTGGGTAGCAGTTGTAAAACCTGGAAGAATCATGTTTGAAGTTTCAGGAGTAACTGAAGAAAGAGCAATGGTAGCTTTAAGAAAAGCTGCAATGAAACTTCCAATCAATTGTAAAATCGTAAAAAAAGAGAATGGTGGTGAAAACTAA
- the rpmC gene encoding 50S ribosomal protein L29: MRAKEIREMSTEDLVVKCKELKEELFNLKFQLSLGQLTNTAKIREVRREIARINTILNER, translated from the coding sequence ATGAGAGCTAAGGAAATAAGAGAAATGTCTACTGAAGACTTAGTTGTTAAGTGTAAAGAGCTTAAGGAAGAATTATTCAACCTAAAGTTCCAACTTTCATTAGGTCAACTTACTAACACTGCTAAAATTAGAGAAGTTAGAAGAGAAATTGCTAGAATTAACACAATCTTAAATGAAAGATAA
- the rpsN gene encoding 30S ribosomal protein S14 codes for MAKKSMIARDAKRAELSDKYAEKRAELKKRVAEGDMEAMFELNKLPKDSSAVRKRNRCQLDGRPRGFMREFGISRVKFRQLAGAGVIPGVKKSSW; via the coding sequence ATGGCAAAGAAGTCAATGATCGCTAGAGATGCTAAAAGAGCTGAACTAAGTGATAAATATGCTGAAAAAAGAGCAGAACTTAAAAAGAGAGTTGCAGAAGGAGATATGGAAGCTATGTTTGAATTAAATAAACTTCCAAAAGATTCTTCAGCAGTTAGAAAAAGAAATAGATGTCAGTTAGACGGAAGACCAAGAGGATTCATGAGAGAATTTGGAATTTCAAGAGTAAAATTCAGACAGCTTGCAGGAGCTGGAGTTATACCAGGAGTAAAGAAATCATCTTGGTAA
- the rpsQ gene encoding 30S ribosomal protein S17 produces MRNERKVREGIVVSDKMDKTIVIAIETMTLHPIYKKRVKSTTKFKAHDENNVAQTGDKVRIMETRPLSRDKRWRLVEIVEKAR; encoded by the coding sequence TTGAGAAACGAAAGAAAAGTTAGAGAAGGAATAGTTGTTTCTGACAAGATGGATAAAACAATTGTTATAGCAATAGAAACAATGACTTTACATCCTATCTATAAAAAGAGAGTAAAAAGTACTACTAAGTTTAAAGCTCACGATGAAAATAATGTAGCTCAAACTGGAGATAAAGTAAGAATTATGGAAACTAGACCATTATCAAGAGATAAAAGATGGAGACTAGTAGAGATTGTCGAGAAAGCTAGATAA
- the rpsE gene encoding 30S ribosomal protein S5 — translation MSKLANREEKQYQEKLLKISRVSKTTKGGRTISFSVLAAIGDGEGKIGLGLGKANGVPDAIKKAIASAKKNMVEVSLKGKTIPHEIIGKWGATALWMAPAYEGTGVIAGSAAREILELVGVHDILTKIKGSRNKHNVARATVEALKMLRTAEKIAAQRGKEVKDILS, via the coding sequence TTGTCTAAGTTAGCAAATAGAGAAGAAAAACAATATCAAGAAAAATTATTGAAAATTTCAAGAGTTTCTAAGACAACTAAAGGGGGAAGAACAATATCTTTCTCAGTTTTAGCAGCAATTGGAGATGGAGAAGGAAAAATTGGATTAGGATTAGGGAAAGCAAATGGTGTACCTGATGCTATAAAGAAAGCTATTGCTTCTGCTAAGAAAAATATGGTAGAGGTTTCTTTAAAAGGAAAAACTATTCCTCATGAAATCATTGGAAAATGGGGTGCAACAGCTTTATGGATGGCACCTGCATATGAAGGAACTGGGGTAATTGCTGGATCTGCAGCAAGAGAAATATTAGAACTTGTAGGAGTTCATGATATTTTAACAAAAATAAAAGGTTCAAGAAATAAGCATAATGTAGCAAGAGCTACTGTTGAAGCATTGAAAATGTTAAGAACAGCTGAAAAAATAGCTGCTCAAAGAGGAAAAGAAGTTAAAGATATCTTAAGCTAG
- the rpmD gene encoding 50S ribosomal protein L30: MVKLRIELVKSIIGRKPNHIATVKSLGLKKMNDVVEHVETPELKGKLAQVSYLLKVEEVQA, from the coding sequence ATGGTAAAGCTTAGAATAGAGCTTGTGAAAAGCATAATCGGAAGAAAGCCTAACCACATAGCAACTGTAAAGTCGCTAGGGCTTAAGAAGATGAACGATGTAGTGGAGCATGTAGAAACTCCTGAGTTAAAAGGAAAACTAGCTCAAGTTTCTTACTTACTTAAAGTAGAGGAGGTGCAAGCATAA
- the rplD gene encoding 50S ribosomal protein L4, whose amino-acid sequence MAVLNIYDLTGTQTGTVEVKDTVFGIEPNQAVLHEVLTAELAAARQGTAATKTRAMVRGGGRKPFKQKGTGRARQGTIRAPHMVGGGVTFGPHPRSYEKKVNKKVRNLALRSALSAKVANGDILVLDGTIDTPKTKTIIALTNAINATTKQLFVVNDLAEQADYNLYLSVRNLENAVVLQPNEIGVYWLLKQEKIILTKEALTTIEEVLG is encoded by the coding sequence ATGGCAGTTTTAAACATATATGACTTGACAGGAACTCAAACTGGAACTGTTGAAGTTAAAGATACAGTGTTTGGGATTGAACCTAATCAAGCAGTACTTCATGAAGTATTGACTGCAGAATTAGCAGCTGCTAGACAAGGAACTGCAGCTACTAAGACTAGAGCAATGGTTAGAGGAGGGGGAAGAAAACCTTTCAAACAAAAAGGAACTGGTAGAGCAAGACAAGGTACTATCAGAGCTCCACATATGGTAGGAGGAGGAGTTACATTTGGTCCTCACCCAAGATCATATGAGAAAAAAGTTAACAAAAAAGTTAGAAACCTAGCTCTAAGATCAGCTTTATCAGCTAAAGTAGCTAATGGGGATATCCTTGTACTTGATGGTACAATTGATACACCAAAAACAAAAACAATAATAGCTTTAACAAATGCAATAAATGCAACTACAAAGCAATTATTTGTAGTAAATGATCTTGCTGAACAAGCAGATTATAATTTATACTTATCAGTAAGAAATCTTGAAAATGCAGTTGTATTACAACCAAATGAAATTGGTGTATACTGGCTTCTAAAACAAGAAAAAATAATTCTTACTAAAGAGGCACTAACTACAATAGAGGAGGTGCTTGGATAA